GCCCGCAGAGCCTGGGCACGCAATAACGAAGCAATGACTGCTCTGCGCCGTGAAATGAACCGAACGAAAGGACTTACTGTTACCTGGCCGAATATCGCGGAGGATGAACTTTTGGACCAACTCGGATTTTAACATGAGGCGTATCCTTTTCCTGTTCCTGATGATGGCCTTTGTGTTGCCTCCGCTTCTTCGTGCGTCGGAGAAAGATTCCCTTTTTACTTTGCTTCGCTCCGGAGGGCTTCGGGATTCGGCGAAGTGTAAACTGCTGTATGAAATCGCCTATTATTATTCTAAAAAGGATCCCGACAGCTGTCGTTACTACGGAAAGAAAACACTGGAGTATGCTGTCTCAATCGGAAACCGCAAGTACGCAGCCATGTCTTATGGTGTGATCGGGCTCTCCCTGTTTAACCAGGGCGAATACATCAGAGCATTGGAACAAAACGAGATGGCCCGGAAAATAGCGGAGCAGGATAAAGACACGGTTTTGCTGGGAAATATTTATAATAATCTCGGTAACAACTTCCGAAAGATCGGTAACGCTGAAAAGGCGGCTAAGTTTTATTTTATGACCATCGAGATCAAGGAAAAACTGAACGATAAAAAGGGACTGGCCTCGGTGTACAATAACCTGGGAAACCTTTACAACGATCAGCGCCGGCAGGATAAATCACTGGAATATCACCTGCGATCGCTGAAGCTGAAAGAAGAGCTGGGCGATGAGAAGGGACTGGCAGCCTCCTACAACAATATCGGTGGTATTTTCCAGGAACAGGAACTGTTCGATAAAGCGCTGGAATACCATCATAAGAGTCTCTTAATTAAGGAAAAACTGAAGGATAAGAAGGGACAGGGATCGTCGCTGGGAAATATAGGCATCACTTATGCAAAAATGGGAGAGTTGTCGAAAGCGCTGGAATTCACGCAGCGGTCAATAAAAATCAAAGAAGAGATTAACGATCAGGACGGACTGGCTAGTTCACTTATTACACTGGGAGAGATTTACTTTAAAAGAAAGGACCTGGTGAATGCCCGGCAGAGTTTTTTGCAAGCCCGGGAGTTGGCACAGCGGGTACATTCGCTGCGCATGCGTCTGCTGGCGGCGGACTGGCTGGCACAAACCACCGAAAAATCCGGCATGATGAAGGATGCCGCTTTTTTTTACAAAGAGTACGCTGTACTGAAAGACAGCCTGATCAGTGAGGAAACCAGCCGCCAGATGAACGAGCTGAATATGTTCTATGAAACGGAGAAGAAGCAAGCCACCATCAAAGAACTGGAACAATCGCAGCGGATCAACGCGCTTGAGATTAAAAATAACCGCGGAAAAATCGCCCTGCAGCGCTTCGGATTGATTGGAGCCGGAATCATCCTTGCGCTGATTTGCTGGATGGCCTACCAGTTTTATAAAAGCAGGAACAAGGAAAAACAGGCAGGCCGCATCATACAAATGCAAAAGGAAATACTTGAGGAGAAGAACCGGGATATCATTGACAGTATCAATTATGCCCGTCGTATTCAGTCAGCCGTATTACCTTCAGAGCAGGTACTTCAGGAGCATTTTTCTGAATCATTTGTTATTTACCGGCCCCGTGATATTGTAGGTGGAGACTTTTACTGGGTGGCACGGAGCGGCGATTATAGTTTTATTGCGGTGGCCGATTGTACCGGACACGGTGTGCCGGGAGGATTTATGAGTATGCTCGGGATTTCCTTTCTCGATGAAATAGTGCTGGAAAAGAAAGTAGAGGACCCGGCGGATATCCTCGACCTTCTTCGTCTGAAAGTAATCGTTGCCCTTAAACAGGGTGGGGGAGAAGCAAGCAGAGACGGGATGGATATTGCGCTGCTGCGCCGGAGTGAATCGTCCGGTGAAATCCTGTTCGCAGGTGCCATGAGCAGAGTGGTGGTGATCACGGAGGGAGAAAGCAGAGAGTACCGCGGAGATAAACAACCCGTTGGCGTTTTTCTGGAAGAGCAGAAGCAATTTTCCCAGAAAAAGATAGAAAGCAGGGCAGGCAGCATGATCTATCTCTTTACCGATGGCATAGCGGACCAGTTCGGCGGACCGAAAGGAAAGAAATTCAAGCATAGGAATTTCGTAAAACTGCTCCAGGCGCATGCGACAGAACCAATTGATAATCAGGAGAATAGCATATTATCCAGCATCAATTCCTGGCGGGGTTCTTTTGAGCAGGTGGACGATGTTACCCTGATCGGAATTCGTTTGTAGATGGTACGAAAGTTGTACCTGCACGGCAGGTTGTCTATATTTGTTAGTATGAAAAGAAAGTTATTCCTCCGCTCCTTGTTTGGCGCCCTCGCTCTTTCCTTGGTTCTTGTATCCTGTCAGCCTGATGATCCGGAACCTACCCCTACGGACGACCGGGATAAGTTTGTAGGATCGTGGACTTGTCAGGAATCCAGTTCCCAGACAGGCAATTCTACCTTTACGGTACACATTAACAAGTCGGCAACGAGTTCCTCCCAGATCGAGATCGAGAATCTTTATAATGCGGGATTCAGCAACAAGGCGACGGCGAATGTGAGCGGAAATAATTTTTCAGCGAGCAACCAGCCGTACACGAGCTTTATCATTACTTCGCTGAGCGGCAATTCCACCGGCTCTACTACGCTTACGATGAATTACATCATTCAAAACGGAAGTATTTACGACACCTGCTCAGCGAATTGCACGAAGCAGTAAAATCAGATTCCCGTATAATTAAAAGGGGTGATCTTTTTTAATTCCCTTTTTACTTTCTCCCCCACTTTTAGTTTCCCGATGAATGCATGCAGGGATTCCTTGGTGATCTTCTCATTCTTTCGTGTAAGTTCTTTGAGGGCTTCATAAGGATTGGGATATCCTTCACGGCGCAGGATTGTCTGGATCGCTTCAGCCACTACGGCCCAGTTATCTTCCAGATCTCTTTCGAGGATCTTTTTGTTAAGCAATAGTTTTTCGATGCCCTTCATCATGGAAGCGTAGGCGATGAGGGAGTGGGCAAATGGAACTCCCACCACGCGCAATACGGTGGAATCAGTGAGATCACGCTGCAGCCGGGAAACCGGAAGCTTAGACGAGAGATGTTCAAAAAGTGCATTGGCCACACCTAAGTTTCCTTCGGCATTCTCAAAATCTATGGGATTCACCTTATGCGGCATAGCGCTGGAACCGACCTCTCCTTTTTTGATCGTTTGCTTGAAGTACTCCAGGGAAATATAGGTCCAGATATCTCGATTGAAATCAATAAACAATGTATTGATCCGCTTCAGGCAGTCGAACAGTGCAGCCAGATTATCATAATGCTCGATCTGTGTGGTGAAGCGGGATCGTTTCAGCTCCAGTACGCCGTTGACCAGGTGATCAGCAAAGGCAGGCCAGTCGAGGTTAGGATACGCGGCAACGTGGGCATTAAAATTTCCCGTTGCTCCTCCGAATTTTGCTGAGAAAGGAATATCCAGTAATTGCAGCAGTTGTTCCTCAAGCCGTTCTGCAAAAACACTGATCTCCTTACCGAGACGGGTTGGGGAGGCCGGTTGTCCGTGTGTTCGCGCCAGCATGGGAATTTTATCCCATTCCTTCGCTTTTTTTCTCCAGATGTCAAGAATCCCGGAAAGTTCCGGAACAATCACATCTTCCATCACCTCCTTTAATAAAAGAGGAACGGACGTATTATTGATATCCTGGGAGGTTAACCCGAAGTGGATGAATTCTTTTTGTGCCCCCAGACCCAGTTTCTCAAAGCGCTCTTTCAAAAAATATTCCACCGCTTTCACATCATGATTTGTGATCTTCTCAATGTCTTTGATCTGCTGTGCATCTTTCGTGCTGAAAGAGGTGTACAGTTTGCGAAGGGAATTGTACTTGCTTTTAGGAACGGATCGCAGAGGTGGCAGCGGGAGGCTGCAAAGCGCGATAAAATACTCTACTTCCACCAGCACACGGTACCTCAGGAGCGCTTCCTCGGAAAAATAAGCGCTTAACACGTGCGTAATGCGCCGGTAACGACCGTCAACGGGAGAAATGGCAGAAAGCGGGGAGAGTTCCATGAAAAGAATACGTGAAGGTACGATTTATCCTGCAATTTTCCGGACTCCCTGTACGAATACCGCCGCTGCGTGTTTGAGTTCGGATGCTGTATGCGCCGCGCTGATAAAACCAACTTCATATCCGCTGGGACCGAGATAAATCCCATGCTCCAGCAAATAATGATAAAGAGTCGAAAATCTTTTCATGCTTTCATGATCCACCTCATCGGCTCTCCGGATCTGTTTTTTATCGGTGAAGGTGAACCAGAAAATGGAGCCCAGATGCCATATCCGGAACCCGGGAACATCTTTTGTTCCTGAATGTACCGCTTTCACAAAATCCTTAGTTTTCTTTTCCAGTTTCTGGTAAAATCCTTTTCGCAGGCAGGCCTTTAACTGGGCTATCCCGGCCGACATCGCTACAGGGTTACCGCTGAGCGTACCGGCCTGGTATACTTTTCCTTCGGGTGCAATCATGGACATGATCCTTGCAGAGGAAGCATACGCACCTACCGGAAATCCGCCGCCGATGATCTTGCCAAATGTGAAAATGTCCGGTTTTACCTTGTAATATCCATAAGCCCCTTCAAACCCCAAACGAAATCCCGAGATCACTTCATCAAAAATGAGCAAGGCACCTTCTGCCGAACATTTCTTCCGCAAAAAGGAAAGAAACTCCTTCCGCTGCAGCAGCAGTCCATTGTTCGCGGGCACAGGCTCGATGATAACACAGGCAATACTGTTGGGATGTTCTTTGAAGGCTTTTTCAACACCGGCTTCGTCGTCCAGGTGACACACCAGGGTGTTCTCTGCAATAGCGTCAGGAACTCCGGCTGAAGAGGAATTTCCGTGGGTGACGAGTCCTGATCCTGCTTTTACCAGTAATGAATCCGAATGCCCGTGATAGCAGCCTTCAAATTTCAGCAGCTTCGTACGTCCGGTATATCCTCGTGCCATACGGATTGCAGACATAACAGCTTCCGTACCGCTGGAAACAAAGCGCATTTTTTCTATTCCGCGGTGATGCGTGATAATCAGCCGGGCCAGTTCATTTTCTAAAGCGGTGGGTGCACCGAACGAAGATCCTGCGCGCAGGGCTTTCACGGCTGCTTTGGTTACGAATTCGGGCGCATGGCCGTGGATGAGAGGTCCCCAGCTTCCGCAAAAATCCAGGTATTCATTTCCGTCTGCATCCCAGATCCGGCTTCCTTTACCTTTGGAGATGAACAGGGGGGTTCCTCCAACCGAACGGAATGCTCTTACCGGAGAATTAACTCCTCCGGGGAACAAATTAACAGCGGCGGAAAATAGTGACTTTGATTTGGTGTGATTCATAAAGACCGGTTCTAATTTAAAACCATGGGGCAATTGGCGATTGAATTTTCAATTTGGAGATTTGTGGTGAGGGGATAAGGATACTAAGATAGAGAGATATTGGGGAATAGAGATATTGGGGATATAAAGGGACAGAGATATATAGATGGATATTAAGATATATAAATATATAGAAAGAGGGGATTTATAGTTATTGGGAGATAGACCAACAAAAGTCATTGAATGGGAGAGTCAAAATATATAGAGTTAGAGAACCTGGAAGTATATAAGGCAGCGCTGCGACTTTCAGAAATTGCATGGGCCGTATTCCAGCGTTTACCAAGGCATCTGCAGTTTTCAATAGGCGACCAGTTTATCAGATCATCTGATTCGATTGGCGCCAATATTGCTGAGGCTTATGGAAGGTATAGTTATTTAGACCGGATCAGAATTTTATATATCGCACGAGGATCTTACTTTGAAAGTTGTAAACATTGGCTCCAATTGTTGGAAAAACGTTCATTAATTAGCAGGGAACATTTCCAGGATTATAAAGCCACTGGCAAGAATTTGGAGTATAAGTTGAATAGGTGGATCAAGTCCTTACGTGAATTGAAAAAGGATCTGTAATTTCCCCAATACCTCATATATCTCTATATTTCTATATTTCTATATTTCTATATCTCTATATCTCTATATCTCTATATCTTCGTACCCATGAAATTCGAATATAACCAGTCATTTGCCCTGAATCTTGATAATGCGGACCCCCTGCGAGCATTCCGGGAGCGTTTCTATTTTCCGATGCTAAATGAGGAACCGGTGGTGTATTTCACAGGGAATTCACTGGGTCTCCAGCCAAAAACGGCACAGGAGTATATTCTGGATGAGTTGGAAGACTGGGCCAGCTTCGGGGTGGAAGGTCATGTGCATGCGCGAAACCCCTGGACTCCTTACCACGAATGGTTCGCGGGCCCACTCTCCCGGGTTGTGGGCGCAAAGGAAACCGAAGTGGTGGCTATGAACCAGCTTACAGTTAACCTGCACCTCCTCATGGTGTCTTTTTACCGCCCGACCGCACAACGGTATAAGATCATTTGCGAAGCTAGGGCTTTTCCCAGCGATCAGTATGCTATTGCCTCTCAGGTTCGCTTTCACGGTTTTGATCCTTCCACGGCGGTCATTGAAGTGGCACCCCGAAAAGGGGAATACCTGCTACGTGATGAAGATATTTTAAATACCATCCGGGAACATGGAAAGGAGACCGCACTGGTATTGTTTGGCGGAATCAATTACCTGAGCGGACAGTTTTTTGACTTGGAAGCTATTACCCGCGCGGCGCATGAAGCCGGTGCGGTGGCGGGTTTCGATTTGGCGCATGCCGCCGGAAATGTCCGACTGAACCTGCACCACTGGAATGTGGATTTTGCCTGCTGGTGCAGCTATAAATATCTTAACTCCGGCCCGGGATCGGTGGCGGGTGCTTTCATTCACGAGAAACATCACGCGAAAGATCTGCCAATGTTTGCCGGATGGTGGGGGCATAATAAAAAGGACCGCTTTCTCATGGGAGCAACTTTTGATCCTATCCCGACTGCGGAAGCCTGGCAGCTTAGTAATGCACCGGTACTCATCATGGCTGCGCACAGGGCTTCGCTCGAACTATTTGAACAGGCGGGAATGGAGCGTTTGGTCGAGAAACAACATACGCTTACAGGATACCTGGAGTTTCTGATCCGGGACCTGAATGTTCAGCTGGAGAAAAATGAAAAAGCGGTGCGTCTTGAAATTATCACTCCGTTGGAAAAGGAAAGAAGAGGTTGCCAGTTGAGCATTGTGGCACATGGCGCAGGGAAAGAATTATTTACACGGATGATCGAAAGCGGGATCATCGCTGATTGGCGGGAACCAAATGTGATCCGCGTTGCTCCGGCACCCATCTATAATTCTTACGAGGACTGCTACCGGTTCCGTAAGATTCTCGGGCAACTGCTGGGTGTTAACTGAGTACTGCTTTTTCTTTGCTGACTGTACGGCCCGGATATACTTTCAGTGCGTTTTCCAGACAGGCCATGGCATTCTTCAGATCCTCCCGTTTAAGCACATAGGCAATACGGACCTCGTTGGTTCCGCTGCCGGGTGTGGAATAAAACCCTGATGCGGGAGCGAACATTACAGTTTGCTTCTGATATTCGAATGATTCCAGCAGCCACTGGCAAAATTTATCCGAATTGTCAATGGGCAGGCGTGCAATGCAGTAAAATGCTCCGCTGGGTTTGGGACAAAATACCCCCTCCATTTTATTCAGCGCTTCAATGACGTAATCGCGGCGGGCCACATATTCCTGTATCACCTTATCGAAATATTCTTTCGGTGTGTTCAACGCGGCTTCACCGCCGATTTGTCCGAAAGTGGGCGGACTAAGCCGGGCCTGGGCGAACTTAAGAGCGGCGGCCATTACTTCTTTATTCTTCGAAATCAGCGCGCCGATACGGGCACCGCAGGCACTGTACCTTTTGGAAATGGAATCCAGAAGAATCACATTGTTCTCAATACCTGAGAGGTGCATTACTGAAACATATTCTTTCCCATCGTAACAAAACTCGCGGTACACTTCATCAGAAAGAAGAAAGAGATTATGTTTTTTTACAAGCTCCTTCAGCTGTTCCAGTTCCTGGCGGGTGTATAAATAACCGGTAGGATTGCCGGGATTGCATATCATGATACCCCGTGTTTTGGGAGTGATCATTTTCTCAAATTCGGAAATGGGAGGCAATGCAAAACCGCTTTCTATATGGGAACCGATGGGTTTGATGACCACATCAGCGGAAACTGCAAAGCCGTTGTAATTGGCATAAAACGGTTCCGGGATAATCACCTCATCGCCCGGATTAAAACAGGTCTGGAACGCAAAGGAGAGTGCTTCAGACCCGCCGGTAGTAATAATAATTTCGGACGCTGAAACAGGAATATTGAAACGATTATAATACTCCGCAAGCTTTGTACGATAGGATTCAATCCCGGCAGAGTGCGAATACTCCAGCACCTTCAGGTCGGCCTTCCGGATGGCGTCCAGCATACTGGCCGGGGTTTCAATATCCGGCTGACCGATGTTGAGATGGTAAATTTTGATTCCTCGTTTTTTGGCCGCATCAGCATAGGGTACCAGTTTGCGGATGGGGGACGGAGGCATGCTGTTCGCCTTATTGGAAATTCCGGGCATGGTGTAGGATTTGGAATGGTAAAATTAAGAAAAAAGCAGGGTTACTTGCCCGACTTATTCTTGAGCACAACACCTTTGAAACGAAGTTCGTGCGGTGATCCTGTGGCGTTGGAAATCACCTGTATGGTGCGGTCCTGCCGGTCAAACTTGTTTTTTGTATCAAATTTAACCTTGATCTTTCCTTTCTGGCCGGGCAGTACAGGCTCTTTGGGAAATTCAGTGGTAGTGCATCCGCAGGTAACTTTGATCTCTGTAATGATGATGGGAGCGCCGCCTGTGTTCTTAAATTCGTATTCCAGTGTCACCACCTCTCCTTCCTTCACAAATCCGAAGTTCTTTTTACTGTCAGTAAACGCGAGTGTGGCTCCCGGGGCAGTTTGTGAAAAGCCCCGGCAGTGAAATACCGGGGCGAATGCGATCAGTAAAAAAAGGAGCGCGCTCCTCATGCCAAAACTATTTAGGTGTGGTTCCGGTAGGCGCTGGAACCGGCGTATTGGGTGCGGGCTGATTTGCGTTGGGATCGGCCTTCACCTGTCCTTTGATGCGAATGATCTTGGTACCGCTCTTTGCATTGGACATTACTGTGATGGTCTTCTCAAAACTTCCCACCCGCTTGGTATCGTATTTTACCTTGATCACTCCGGTTTCGCCCGGCTTAATCGGCTCCTTGGGAGGTGTGGGAACTGTGCATCCGCAGGATCCCGTGGCACTCTGGATGATCAGCGGCTCTTTACCGGTATTCTTGAACTTGAATTCCCTCTCTCCGTTGGAATTGTATTCAATCGTACCATAATCTACCACATCATTCTCAAAACTGATCTCCGGTGCATTCGGATTGTCATTAACGGGAGGAGTAGTTGTAGGTTGTTGCGCCTGCACTGTAACCACCGCGGCAACGGCCATTAGCAGAGTAAGAAATGTCTTTTTCATCTTCGGTTTCTTAGAGGTTAGTTTTTAATACCTGTATTATTATTGTTCCCGGGAAACTGCTCTTCCTGAGGAGGCGCATCGATCTTTCCTTTAATGGTAATGATCTTGGGAGAATTCTTCGCGTTGGATGTCACATTCACCGTCTTGGTGAAAGCCCCGATCCTGTTGCTGTCATATTTCACTTTTATCACTCCGCCCTGTCCCGGCATAATGGGCTCCTTAGGGTATGAGGGAACCGTACATCCGCAGGAAGCCTGCGCATTCTGAATGATCAGAGGT
This genomic interval from Bacteroidia bacterium contains the following:
- a CDS encoding DUF1573 domain-containing protein codes for the protein MKKTFLTLLMAVAAVVTVQAQQPTTTPPVNDNPNAPEISFENDVVDYGTIEYNSNGEREFKFKNTGKEPLIIQSATGSCGCTVPTPPKEPIKPGETGVIKVKYDTKRVGSFEKTITVMSNAKSGTKIIRIKGQVKADPNANQPAPNTPVPAPTGTTPK
- the kynU gene encoding kynureninase, which gives rise to MKFEYNQSFALNLDNADPLRAFRERFYFPMLNEEPVVYFTGNSLGLQPKTAQEYILDELEDWASFGVEGHVHARNPWTPYHEWFAGPLSRVVGAKETEVVAMNQLTVNLHLLMVSFYRPTAQRYKIICEARAFPSDQYAIASQVRFHGFDPSTAVIEVAPRKGEYLLRDEDILNTIREHGKETALVLFGGINYLSGQFFDLEAITRAAHEAGAVAGFDLAHAAGNVRLNLHHWNVDFACWCSYKYLNSGPGSVAGAFIHEKHHAKDLPMFAGWWGHNKKDRFLMGATFDPIPTAEAWQLSNAPVLIMAAHRASLELFEQAGMERLVEKQHTLTGYLEFLIRDLNVQLEKNEKAVRLEIITPLEKERRGCQLSIVAHGAGKELFTRMIESGIIADWREPNVIRVAPAPIYNSYEDCYRFRKILGQLLGVN
- a CDS encoding DUF1573 domain-containing protein, with product MRSALLFLLIAFAPVFHCRGFSQTAPGATLAFTDSKKNFGFVKEGEVVTLEYEFKNTGGAPIIITEIKVTCGCTTTEFPKEPVLPGQKGKIKVKFDTKNKFDRQDRTIQVISNATGSPHELRFKGVVLKNKSGK
- the hemL gene encoding glutamate-1-semialdehyde 2,1-aminomutase, which translates into the protein MNHTKSKSLFSAAVNLFPGGVNSPVRAFRSVGGTPLFISKGKGSRIWDADGNEYLDFCGSWGPLIHGHAPEFVTKAAVKALRAGSSFGAPTALENELARLIITHHRGIEKMRFVSSGTEAVMSAIRMARGYTGRTKLLKFEGCYHGHSDSLLVKAGSGLVTHGNSSSAGVPDAIAENTLVCHLDDEAGVEKAFKEHPNSIACVIIEPVPANNGLLLQRKEFLSFLRKKCSAEGALLIFDEVISGFRLGFEGAYGYYKVKPDIFTFGKIIGGGFPVGAYASSARIMSMIAPEGKVYQAGTLSGNPVAMSAGIAQLKACLRKGFYQKLEKKTKDFVKAVHSGTKDVPGFRIWHLGSIFWFTFTDKKQIRRADEVDHESMKRFSTLYHYLLEHGIYLGPSGYEVGFISAAHTASELKHAAAVFVQGVRKIAG
- a CDS encoding tetratricopeptide repeat protein yields the protein MRRILFLFLMMAFVLPPLLRASEKDSLFTLLRSGGLRDSAKCKLLYEIAYYYSKKDPDSCRYYGKKTLEYAVSIGNRKYAAMSYGVIGLSLFNQGEYIRALEQNEMARKIAEQDKDTVLLGNIYNNLGNNFRKIGNAEKAAKFYFMTIEIKEKLNDKKGLASVYNNLGNLYNDQRRQDKSLEYHLRSLKLKEELGDEKGLAASYNNIGGIFQEQELFDKALEYHHKSLLIKEKLKDKKGQGSSLGNIGITYAKMGELSKALEFTQRSIKIKEEINDQDGLASSLITLGEIYFKRKDLVNARQSFLQARELAQRVHSLRMRLLAADWLAQTTEKSGMMKDAAFFYKEYAVLKDSLISEETSRQMNELNMFYETEKKQATIKELEQSQRINALEIKNNRGKIALQRFGLIGAGIILALICWMAYQFYKSRNKEKQAGRIIQMQKEILEEKNRDIIDSINYARRIQSAVLPSEQVLQEHFSESFVIYRPRDIVGGDFYWVARSGDYSFIAVADCTGHGVPGGFMSMLGISFLDEIVLEKKVEDPADILDLLRLKVIVALKQGGGEASRDGMDIALLRRSESSGEILFAGAMSRVVVITEGESREYRGDKQPVGVFLEEQKQFSQKKIESRAGSMIYLFTDGIADQFGGPKGKKFKHRNFVKLLQAHATEPIDNQENSILSSINSWRGSFEQVDDVTLIGIRL
- a CDS encoding pyridoxal phosphate-dependent aminotransferase — translated: MPGISNKANSMPPSPIRKLVPYADAAKKRGIKIYHLNIGQPDIETPASMLDAIRKADLKVLEYSHSAGIESYRTKLAEYYNRFNIPVSASEIIITTGGSEALSFAFQTCFNPGDEVIIPEPFYANYNGFAVSADVVIKPIGSHIESGFALPPISEFEKMITPKTRGIMICNPGNPTGYLYTRQELEQLKELVKKHNLFLLSDEVYREFCYDGKEYVSVMHLSGIENNVILLDSISKRYSACGARIGALISKNKEVMAAALKFAQARLSPPTFGQIGGEAALNTPKEYFDKVIQEYVARRDYVIEALNKMEGVFCPKPSGAFYCIARLPIDNSDKFCQWLLESFEYQKQTVMFAPASGFYSTPGSGTNEVRIAYVLKREDLKNAMACLENALKVYPGRTVSKEKAVLS
- a CDS encoding four helix bundle protein, coding for MGESKYIELENLEVYKAALRLSEIAWAVFQRLPRHLQFSIGDQFIRSSDSIGANIAEAYGRYSYLDRIRILYIARGSYFESCKHWLQLLEKRSLISREHFQDYKATGKNLEYKLNRWIKSLRELKKDL
- the purB gene encoding adenylosuccinate lyase, whose translation is MELSPLSAISPVDGRYRRITHVLSAYFSEEALLRYRVLVEVEYFIALCSLPLPPLRSVPKSKYNSLRKLYTSFSTKDAQQIKDIEKITNHDVKAVEYFLKERFEKLGLGAQKEFIHFGLTSQDINNTSVPLLLKEVMEDVIVPELSGILDIWRKKAKEWDKIPMLARTHGQPASPTRLGKEISVFAERLEEQLLQLLDIPFSAKFGGATGNFNAHVAAYPNLDWPAFADHLVNGVLELKRSRFTTQIEHYDNLAALFDCLKRINTLFIDFNRDIWTYISLEYFKQTIKKGEVGSSAMPHKVNPIDFENAEGNLGVANALFEHLSSKLPVSRLQRDLTDSTVLRVVGVPFAHSLIAYASMMKGIEKLLLNKKILERDLEDNWAVVAEAIQTILRREGYPNPYEALKELTRKNEKITKESLHAFIGKLKVGEKVKRELKKITPFNYTGI